A region of Dermochelys coriacea isolate rDerCor1 chromosome 1, rDerCor1.pri.v4, whole genome shotgun sequence DNA encodes the following proteins:
- the BTG1 gene encoding protein BTG1: MHPALYTRASMIREIAAAVGFIAKFLRTKGLMNERQLQTFSQSLQELLAEHYKHHWFPEKPCKGSGYRCIRINHKMDPLIGQAAQRIGLSGQELFRLLPSELTLWVDPYEVSYRIGEDGSICVLYEAAPAGGSQNNTNMQMVDSRISCKEELLLGRTSPSKNYNMMTVSG, encoded by the exons ATGCATCCCGCCCTGTACACCCGGGCCAGCATGATACGCGAGATCGCCGCGGCCGTGGGCTTCATCGCCAAGTTCCTGCGCACCAAGGGGCTGATGAACGAGCGGCAGCTGCAGACTTTCAGCCAGAGCCTGCAGGAGCTGCTGGCAG AACATTATAAACATCACTGGTTCCCAGAAAAGCCATGCAAGGGGTCAGGTTACCGTTGTATCCGGATCAACCATAAAATGGATCCTCTGATTGGACAAGCAGCACAACGGATTGGACTGAGCGGTCAGGAACTGTTTCGGCTTCTTCCAAGTGAACTCACTCTATGGGTTGACCCATATGAAGTCTCCTATCGTATTGGAGAGGATGGCTCAATCTGTGTGCTGTATGAAGCTGCACCAGCAGGAGGTAGCCAAAATAACACCAACATGCAAATGGTAGACAGCAGAATAAGCTGTAAGGAGGAACTTCTCTTGGGCAGAACAAGCCCTTCCAAAAACTACAATATGATGACTGTATCAGGTTAA